A window of Heptranchias perlo isolate sHepPer1 chromosome 27, sHepPer1.hap1, whole genome shotgun sequence contains these coding sequences:
- the LOC137344567 gene encoding CMRF35-like molecule 1 translates to MGFTLLLSIAFLSVTHAAISGPKEKIGTMGSSVKIICKFDKYYSNYQKYWCRGYYQRSCTILVQTQGAQKKSHDSRIKIAADNDKGELTVSMEGLTTNDRGWYWCGIEKRHLLDILSPVELKVTEAQNLLPSDKERLRLFIILGLIFGILSMMLLGLVILVIKKIRKHKNNDNREKESTIENSIPKSNSVLSRDLEEGVTYATVTIQPSDRPQEDSATSNNVKPSKSQEAIKPSVTEPPASEPTEYSTVVFKK, encoded by the exons atgggTTTTACCCTTCTCCTGTCTATTGCTTTCCTATCAG TTACGCACGCTGCAATAAGTGGACCAAAAGAAAAAATTGGAACAATGGGAAGTTCAGTCAAAATTATTTGCAAATTTGACAAATATTACAGCAATTATCAAAAGTACTGGTGCAGAGGCTACTACCAGAGATCCTGTACTATTTTAGTACAAACCCAAGGCGCTCAGAAGAAAAGCCATGATAGCAGAATAAAAATTGCAGCTGATAATGACAAAGGAGAACTTACAGTATCTATGGAGGGATTAACAACAAACGATAGGGGCTGGTACTGGTGTGGAATAGAAAAACGTCATCTTCTGGACATATTAAGTCCTGTAGAACTTAAAGTTACTGAAG CTCAAAACTTACTTCCTTCGGACAAGGAAAGACTAAG GCTTTTCATAATACTCGGACTAATCTTTGGAATTTTGTCGATGATGCTCCTCGGACTTGTGATCCTGGTTATCAAAAAAATAAGAAAGCACAAAAATAATG ataacagagagaaagaatcaaCAATAGAAAATTCTATTCCAAAGTCTAACTCTGTG TTGTCCAGAGACTTGGAAGAAGGGGTTACTTATGCCACAGTGACGATTCAGCCCAGTGATCGTCCTCAGGAGGACTCTGCTACCTCCAACAATGTGAAACCTTCCAAAAGTCAGGAAGCAATCAAGCCGTCAGTAACCGAACCTCCAGCTTCAGAACCAACAGAGTATTCTACAGTTGTATTCAAAAAATAA